The region GGCCAAAGCCGCGATGGAAGAAAACCTTGCCGATACCCAACAGGCACCTGCGGATGCGCTGTTGCGTCTGTATCAAGCCTGGGCCAAAGGTGAAGCCGGGTTGTTGCTGACCGGCAACGTGATGATCGACCGTCGAGCCATGACAGGCCCCGGCGGCGTGGTATTGGAAGACGAGCGACACCTTGAGCGTTTTCGCCAGTGGGCGGCCGTTGGCCGGGCTGGTGGCGCGCAATTCTGGATGCAACTCAATCACCCAGGGCGCCAGACCATGGCCAATCTCGGCCAACAGGCTTGGGCGCCGTCGGCGGTGGCACTCGATCTGGGCGCGTTCTCGAAGATGTTCGCTGAACCCAGGCCCATGAATGAAAGTGACATCGCAGACGTGATCCAACGCTTCGCCGCCAGTGCAGCACTGGCAGAAAAAGCTGGTTTTACCGGCGTACAGATTCATGCCGCCCACGGCTATTTGCTCAGCCAGTTTTTGTCACCGCTGACCAATCTGCGCACGGACCAATGGGGCGGCGCTCTGGAAAATCGCGCGCGGTTGCTGCTGGCGGTGGTCGGTGCTGTTCGCCAAGCGGTTTCAGCGCAATTCTGCGTGGCGGTGAAGCTCAACTCAGCCGATTTCCAACGCGGCGGATTCGATGCCGACGACGCCCGGCAAGTCATCCAGTGGCTTAACGAGCATCAGGTGGACTTGCTCGAATTGTCCGGCGGCAGCTACGAAGCGCCGGCCATGCAAGGTGAAGCGCGCGACGGGCGGACGCTCGCGCGGGAGGCATACTTCCTTGAGATGGCCGAAGAGTTGGCGAGTGTGGCGCGTATGCCGGTGATGGTGACCGGCGGTATCCGCCGCTTGGCAATCGTCGAACGCGTGCTCGACAGCGGCATCGCCATGGCCGGGATTGGCACCGCAATGGCGCTGGAGCCGCACGTGGTCAAACACTGGCGCGAGGGCCGCAACAGCCACCCGCAACTGCCGCCGATACACTGGAAGCGCAAACCGCTGGCCGCCTTGGCGACCATGGCGGTGGTGAAGTTCCAGCTCCATCGCCTGAGCCGTGGGCGCAAACCGCGACCGCAGGTCTCGGCGCTATGGGCACTGATCCTCGACCGTCTATACATCGCCCGCCGCACGCGGCAGTACCGTCAGGCGATGGCCAAGTAATCGAAGATCAAGGGAGTCATGACCGTGCTTGAGTTGTCCTCTTTTAAACCCGAGGACTACCGATCGATCACTGGAGCATCCCATGGCGAAAATCACCCTTGCGCAGCAACTGGCAACCACGCTTGAACAGGCCGGCGTAAAACGCATCTGGGGCCTGACCGGCGACAGCCTCAACGGTCTGACCGAGGCCCTGCGCACCATGGACAGCATCGAGTGGATGCATGTCCGTCATGAGGAGGTCGCGGCCTTCGCTGCCGGTGCCGAAGCGGCGGTCACCGGAGAGTTGGCGGTGTGTGCCGGCAGTTGCGGCCCCGGCAACTTGCACCTGATCAACGGGCTGTTCGACTGCCACAGGAACCATGTACCGGTGCTCGCCATCGCGGCGCAGATTCCTTCGTCCGAAGTCGGCTTGAACTACTTTCAAGAGACCCATCCGCAAGAACTGTTCAAGGAGTGCAGCCACTTCGTCGAGTTGGTCAGCAACCCGGCGCAGATGCCGCACGTGCTGCACCGGGCGATGCGCAGCGCGATCCTCAATCGTGGCGTCGCCGTCGTGGTGATCCCCGGTGACGTGGCGTTGCAGGAAGTCGAAGACAACCTGAAGCCTTGGCCGGTGCTTTCCAAGCCTCGCACTCTCCCCGCGCCCCAAGACCTGGATCGACTGGTCGAACTGCTGAGCCAAAGCAATGCTGTGACCCTGATGTGCGGCGCCGGCTGCGCAGGCGCCCACGATCAAGTGGTAGCGCTGGCAGACGCCTTGGGCGCGCCGGTGGTGCATGCCTTGCGCGGGAAGGAACATGTGGAGTGGGACAACCCGTTCGACGTCGGCATGACCGGGTTGATCGGGTTCAGTTCCGGGTATCACGCGATGCTCAACTGCGACACGCTGGTGTTGCTCGGTACTGACTTCCCTTATCGCCAGTTCTACCCCACCGACGCGACCATTATTCAAATCGATCACAATCCCCAGGCACTCGGCCGGCGCACACCGCTGGACCTGGGCATTGCCGCCGACGTCGGCGAAACCCTTGCTGCCTTGCTACCGCGTCTGCCTTATCGCGCCGACCGAAGTTTCCTAGCGTCGTCCCTCAAGCATTATGAAAAAGCCCGTCAGGGGCTGGATGACCTGGCGCAACCTTCCGCGCCTGGACGGCCGATTCACCCGCAATACCTGACCCGTCTTCTCAGCGAACTGGCTGATGAAGACGCCATCTTCACCGCCAACGTCGGCACGCCGACGGTGTGGGCCGCGCGTTACCTGAAAATGAACGGCAAGCGCCGACTGCTCGGCTCTTTCAATCATGGTTCGATGGCTAACGCCATGCCCCAGGCCATCGGCGCTCAAGCAGCATTTGCCGGGCGTCAGGTGATTTCATTGTCCGGCGACGGTGGTTTCAGCATGTTGATGGGGGATTTCATTTCCTTGGCGCAGTTGAAGCTGCCGGTCAAGATCATCATCTACGACAACGCGGCGCTGGGATTTGTCGCCATGGAGATGAAATCCAGCGGACTGCTCGACACCGGCACCGACCTGCACAATCCAGACTTTGCGGCGATGGCCAACGCCATGGGTATTCTCGGGATTCGTGTCGAAGATTCAGAGGCGCTCGAGCCCGCGCTGCGCCGAGCACTGGCACATGACGGACCGGTTTTGGTCGATGTGATCACCGCCACCCAGGAACTGGCCATGCCACCGACCATCAAGCTGGAGCAGGCCAAGGGATTCAGTTTGTACCTGCTCAAAGCAGTGATGAGCGGGCGCGGGGATGAAGTGATCGAATTGGTGCGCACTAACCTCTTGCGCTAAAAGCCTGATCAGGCAGTGGGCTGACCCGCGAGCAGGTCAGCTCATACGCCCGAAAATTAGCGTTAAACGGGGAGCCAACAGAATTCGGAAAAAATCTTACGCTAAGCGTTCGGCAAGCTAGGTTGTGGCCGTATCGGTGCGGATGTTCGGTGCCTGGCGGTCGAACGCTTGGCGCCTAATGCCCTACGGGCAGGTCGATGTGCGTGGCGTATCCGGGGATTTGCTCAGCAGCACCGGCTTTGGTCCAGCGGTGAACCAAGCTGCGACTGGAGATGCCCAGCGCACTTTTCAAATTCGGGTGATCAGGAAAACCAATACCCTTGCGGGTGAAGGCGGTCAGGTTCGTATTGAGCTGCGCGAGCAGGCGTTTACGCTCGGCAAAAAACTCCGGCGAACGTAAGTGGCCATCCGCTTGAAATGTGCGTTTGTGCAGTGCTTCGATGTCATTCAAAACGGTTTTCACGTTCCCCAGATTATTGGCAAACATCGCTTCACCAACGCCAATACCCTTTGAACCGTAATCCAGAAAGGCTTCGATTTCGTCGCGGTGGCGAACCATAAAGTCAGCCTCTTCCGGACTAAGCGGCTTGAGTGCGGCATTCGTCTTGGCCGCTGCTTCCATCAGCAACGCTTCTTCGCGGGTGCATTACAGGTTGGTAGGGGCACTGATGACGATCATCGAACCGGCTTTAACGTCGGTCAAATTGGGGTTTAGCGATTTGAATTTGCTGATCACTGCCGGGTTTTTCGCCGCAAACAATGTTGATTCCAGGTGCTCAGCAGTCGTACTTTTCGGTACGACATAAAAGCCTGGCTCTTGAGGCTGCGGTTTAACTATCGGCTCAGCATCAGGTAACGGTGGTTTCTCTCGAACCACCGGTTTGTGAAAGCCAAATAACCAGTAAAAGCCTCCTGAACTTTAGCTTTGGCGATAAAAGACGATTCGATTTCGCTAAAGCTGATGCCTTGACGCTCACGATCTTCCCGGCGAATTAGACGCATAACCTATTGTCCTTAATAAGAGAACCGATCAGGCAGAGGTCTGCCCCGATTCATCCTTTGATAGTGCGCGAAAGGATAACCGCCGTTCGTCGGAGCTAAAATGTTGGCTTATCGCCATTGAAGTGCGTGGTGATGAAAAGAGCACGAACACGCAGAGTCAGTAGAAGTAAAACTTCGCGTACTGGTCGATACTTCCTGTTCTGTGTAGCCCGAAAAACCATCGAGCCCCGCTCTGATGTCAGGTTGGGCTATACCCCAACCGGGCGTCAGGCAGATCACTCGGGTAGCGTCAGAATAGGGCTATTTTCTGTATTTCCTGACCCCGAGGCGTCAAGTTCTATGACCTCAATCTGACAAACTGAATGCATCGTAGGATTTTGTCCGAACTCTGCGGACTCCCCTAAACCAGCTCATCGATGTGTCGATAGTCAGCCCGCAATTGCGCGGCCAGCGCCTTGGCCCGCCCCAGCCGAATCGGACCGCGTTCGATATCGATCAGCAGCGCCGGGCAATCCAGCGCTGGCAGCATGGGCCATTCTTTCAGTCGTCCATCCGTCAACAGCAGCACCCGCTGCTGTTCGGCGGCAAAACGCTTGCGCCGCGACGCGAGCCATTGACCCGCTGCCCCTAACGCCGCCAGCAACGGCGTACCGCCTCCCGCCCCCAGCCCCGCCAGCCAGTCGCGCAGGCCACTGGACGCTTTAAGCCCTTGCATCTGCCACTTCGGCGTGTCGCCACTGGCCGTCAACAAGGCTAAGCGCGCGCGCTGACGATAGGCATCGTCAAACAGTTGCGCCAATACGCCTTTAGCATCGCTCAATGCCTGATGACGGCGGGTGGAAGCCGATGCATCGACAATCACTAGCCACAGTTCGTGAGGCGAACGGGTGCGCAGTTGGAACACCAGATCCTGTCGCTGACGCGGCCGGCCATTGAGCAGCGTACTTGGCCAGTTGATCGAGCCGTGAACGGCTGCGCGCTGTTTGCCTTGCCGGCCGTTATCGAGCCGTCCTGGCTGGGGTCTGGCATTCGCCCCCGCGTCAGATCGAGGGCGAATGCCTAAGGCTTTTTTGGCCAGCTCGGCACGTCGCGTCGCGCGCCGACCGGCAACGCCGGCGCAGGCATTTCACCCCATTGACCTTGGCCCTCACTCGGCTTGGCGGATTGCGCAGATGGCGACTGCGGCGTTTGAGACGACTGCGGTGCCGCCGCTGCCTGCTCACGCCGGCGATGACGCAAGGCAAACTCGGCGACCGCGTCGATATCTTCATCACTGATTGTTCGGGCCCCGCGCCAGGCAGCATGGGCCCGAGCCGCCCGCAGCCAGACCAGATCAGCCCGTAGCCCATCGACACCCGCCGCAAAGCAGCGCTCAGTGATCTGCGCCAACGCTTCGTCGTCGAGGGGAATGTTTGCCAATGCCTCACGCGCTTGCTGGCAACGTTCGCGCAACGACTGTTGCTGGACTTCCCAATCGGCACAAAAACCGTGTGGATCACTGTCGAAATCCAGCCGCCGCCGAATGATCTGACCGCGTTCGGCAGGTGCAGTCTGACCGCTCAGGGCGACATTCAGCCCAAAGCGGTCCAGCAGTTGCGGACGCAGTTCGCCCTCTTCCGGGTTCATGGTGCCAATCAGCACAAACTTCGCCGAATGCCGATGGGAAATGCCATCACGTTCGATCAGGTTGGTCCCGCTGGCCGCCACGTCCAGCAGCAAATCCACCAAGTGATCGGGCAACAAGTTGACTTCATCGACGTACAGCACGCCGCCATCGGCCTTAGCCAACACCCCCGGAGAAAATTGTGCGCGGCCCTGGCTAAGCGCAGCGTCCAGGTCGAGGGTGCCCACCAGCCGTTCTTCAGTCGCACCGAGCGGCAGCGTGACGAATTGACCACTGGCCAACAAATCCGCCAAGCCGCGTGCCAGCGTGGACTTGGCCATGCCACGCGGGCCTTCAATTAACACACCACCGATTTTCGGGTCGATGGCGGTCAGGTACAGCGCCAGCTTCAAGTCGTCAGCGCCGACCACGGCACAGAGCGGGAAATGCGGGGTGTCAGTCATGGTTAACTCTCGGTCATGGTCGATGATTGATGGTTCCCGCACGCTGCGTGGGAACCATCAGACCTCAGGAATCTTCTTCTATATCCAGCAACAGATTTTCCAGCGCGTCGCGGTACTCGCCCGGTTCCTGCCACAAACCGCGCTGCTGGGCTTCCAGCATCCGCTCCGTCATATCGCGCAAAGCATGAGGATTATGCTCGCGGACAAAATCGCGCGTCGCCGGGTCCAGCAGGTAGGCGTCCGCCAACAAGGCGTACTGGTGATCATCGATCAGGTGCGTGGTCGCGTCGAAGGCGAATAGATTATCAACCGTCGCCGCCATTTCAAACGCGCCCTTATAGCCGTGGCGCTTAACCCCCTCGATCCACTTCGGATTGGCCGCACGGGAGCGAATCACCCGGTTCAGCTCTTCCTTGAGGGTGCGAATTTTCGGCAGGTCCGGCTGACTGTGGTCGCCGTGATAGCTGGCCGCCGATTCGCCGCTGAGGCTTTCAACGGCGGCCAGCATGCCGCCCTGGAATTGGTAATAGTCATTGGAGTCGAGCACGTCATGCTCGCGGTTGTCCTGATTCTGCAAGACCGCTTGCACTTGACTGAGGCGCTGAGCGAACTGTTCGCGGGCCGCCGTACCCTCGTCAGATCCGCCGTAGGCGTAACCGCCCCAGTTCAGATAAACCTCGGCCAGGTCTTCACGACTTTGCCACAGTCGACCGTCGATAGCGCCCTGCACGCCCGCTCCGTAGGCACCGGGTTTGGCGCCGAAAATACGCCAACCCGCCTGACGCTGAGCAGACGCTTCATCCAGGCCCGATTGGCGCAGCGTTTCACGCTCGGCGCGGACCTTGGCGGCCAACGGATTGAGGTCGTCCGGCTCATCCAGCGCCGCCACCGCTTGCACGGCGGCATCGAACAGGCGGATCAAGTTGGCGAAGGCATCACGGAAAAAACCCGAGACGCGCAAGGTCACGTCCACTCGTGGCCGGTCCAACAGGCTTAGCGGCAGAATCTCGAAATCATCGACCCGCTGACTGCCGGTGGCCCATACCGGACGCACGCCCATCAACGCCATGGCTTGGGCAATATCATCGCCGCCGGTACGCATGGTGGCGGTGCCCCAGACCGACAGCCCGAGCTGGCGCAAATGGTCGCCGTGGTCTTGCAAGTACCGCTCAAGAATCAGGTTCGCCGACTGAAATCCGATGCGCCACGCTGTGGTGGTTGGCAAGTTGCGCACATCCACCGAGTAGAAGTTGCGCCCGGTGGGCAGCACGTCCAGACGCCCACGACTGGGTGCGCCGCTAGGCCCTGCCGGGACAAACCGACCGCTAAGCGCGTCCAGCAAACCGCGCATTTCGGCGGGACCACAGGCGTCCAGACGCGGCGCGACCACGTCACGTAGCCCGTCGATGATCGCGCTCACGTCAGACCAGCCCGTTTCCTTTAAGCGCGAGCCTGCCTCCGGGAGACGATCAGACGATGACGATGTCTCAATCAACATGGTTAATGAAGGGGCAAGCGCTTCGCGAGCAGGCTCGCCCACGTAAGGACCGAGTCCGGTCTGAGGCGGGTTCAACGCCTGCGAGATCAGGTGCGCGGCGAACAGTTCCAGGCGTTCGCGGGTATCGCCTGCCGTGCGCCATACGTCATCGCTGACGGTGAGCAGTTGCGCCGGTTTCGGCCCGACCCAAGGGTCGGCCAGCGCGCAATCCAACGGATCGAAGCCCAAGCAAAACGCTTTGGCCAGCGCCCGCAGCAGGCTTGACTGGGCGCCGCGACCATCGCCCCGTGGAATGCGCAGCAACGCCAGCAAGGTGTCGATACGCAAACGCCCGGTGGGCGACTCGCCAAAAATGTGCAGGCCGTCGCGGATCTGCGACTCCTTTAAATCGCACAGGTAGGTATCCAGCCGCGGCAACCAGATTGCAGCGTCGGCGGCACTGTCGAGTTTTTCATCCAGTTGCAGCTCGCGGTCGATCTGCGTCTCGCGCACCAGTTGCAGAATGTCACGCTGCAACTCACGGGCGCGGCGCGGATCAAGCAATTGCGCTTCGTAATACTCGTCGGCGAGCAATTCAAGGTTACGCAGCGGACCGTAAGTTTCGGCACGGGTCAGCGGCGGCATCAGGTGATCGATGATCACCGCTTGCGTGCGGCGCTTGGCTTGAGCGCCTTCGCCGGGGTCGTTGACGATAAAGGGATAGATGTTCGGCAGCGGCCCGAGCAACGCATCCGGCCAGCAGTTCTCGGACAGCCCGACACCTTTGCCGGGCAGCCATTCGAGGTTGCCGTGCTTACCGACATGGACCACACCGTGGGCGCCGTAGGTGTTACGCAACCAGAAGTAAAACGCCAGATAGCCGTGGGGCGGCACCAGGTCCGGGTCGTGATAAACCGCGCTCGGATCTACCTGATAACCCCGAGCTGGTTGAATACCGATAAAGGTCAGACCCAAGCGCAGGCCCGCGACCATCAACCGACCGTCGCGGAACATTGGATCACTGTCGGGCGGCCCCCAACGCTCCAATACCGCCTGGCGGTTGGCTTCGGGCAGTGCGCTGAACATCAAAAGGTAGTCGTCCAGCGCCAGGCTTTGCTGACACGGCCGCTGATCGAGACTGTCGAGGTCATTAGTGACTCCGCCGAGCAACTGCTGGATCAATGCGGTGCCGCTGTCCGGCAGTTCGGCCGGCACCGGATAACCCTCTTGATGCAGCGCACGCAGAATATTCAGCGCCGCGGCCGGGGTGTCGAGGCCTACGCCATTGCCGATACGACCGTCGCGGGTCGGGTAGTTGGCCAGGATCAGGGCGATGCGTTTTTCGGCGTTGGGCACTCGCCCCAGATCGATCCAGCGCCGCGCCAGCTCAGCAACGAAGTCCATGCGCTCAGGTTGTGGCCGATAGCAGACCACATCGCACTGACCGCGCTCGCTGCGCCAGGCCAGGTCTTTGAAGCTGATCGGGCGACTGATGATCCGCCCGTCGAGTTCCGGCAACGCGATGTGCATCGCCAGGTCTCGCGGGCCGAGGCCTTGTTCGCTGGCGCGCCAGCCGGGTTCATTGTCTTGGGCACAAATCGCCTGAATCACCGGGATGTTGCGACGGAACGGCCGCAGGTGTGGCGCTTCAGGACTGGATTGGGCAAACCCGGTGGTATTTAGAATCACCCCGGCCTCGACCGCATCCAGCCAGTCCTCGACCGCCGCCAGGCAGCCAGGCTCTTTGAGACTGGCCAACGCGATGGGTAAAGGGTTTAGCCCCGCCGCTTGCAAGCGCTGGCAAAAAACATCAATGAAACCGGTATTCGCTGCCTGCAAGTGCGAACGGTAGAACAGCACCGCAGCCACCGGCTGGTCGACTTTCCAGTCCGCTTGCCAATCCTTGAGTTCAGCCAGACTTTTTTGCGGGTGATAAATCGCCGTGCGCGCCAACGTTTGTGGCTCGGCCCAGGCATAGTCTCGGTCCAGCCAGCGATTGGCCAGGCAGCGGAAAAAATCCAGCGCGTTGCTCATGCCGCCCTGACGCAGAAACTGCCAGAGGCGATCGCGATCGCTGGCCGCCACGGTGCTTAAGTCACTGAGTTCGGGGTCAGGACGGTCATCGCCGGGCACCAAAATAAGCTGCACGCCGCGCTCCGCCAGTTCCACCAATCGCTCGACGCCGTAACGCCAATAGCCAATGCCACCGTGCAGCGAGATCAAAATGACTTTGGCGTGGCGCAACACTTCATCGACGTACAAATCGACCGACGCATGGTTCTGAACCTGCATCGGGTTGGCCAGACGCACACTCGGGTAATCGTCGGGCAACTGTTGCGCCGCCTCGGCGAGCAGCGCCAGGCTGGAGTCGCCGCTGCACAGGATCACCAGCTCGGCGGGCGTTTGTCCAAGGTCGGCGATGTTGTCATCCGACACGAAACCGCCGGGCTGAGTCCTGAGCAGGTGCATGGCTTAAACGCTGAGCGCAGCGCGCAGTTGCGCTTCGAGCAGAGCGGCGTCCAGTTCCTGGCCGATCAACACCAGGCGCGTGGTGCGCGCTTCATCGGCGCCCCACTGACGGTCGAAGTGCTTGTCGAAGCGCGTGCCCACGCCTTGGATCAGCAAACGCATCGGCTTGTTCGGGATCGCGGCGAAGCCTTTGACCCGCAGGATGCCGTGCTTGACCACCAACTGGGTCAACGCATCCATCAGCAGGCTTTCGTCGGCTTGCGGCAATTCGATTGAGATGGAGTCGAACGCGTCGTGGTCGTGATCGTCCTCACCGTCGTGGTGATGGTCATGATGGCTGTGACGGCTGTCGATGTGTTCTTCGGAACCCGCGCCGAGGCCGATCAGCACGTCCAACGGCACGCGTCCGCTGCTGGCTTGGATAACTTTCACCGCAGCCGGCAGCTCTTCGGCGACTTCCAGGCGCACGCGGGCCAGGTCTTCAGGGCTGATCAAGTCGGCCTTGTTGAGGATCACCAGGTCGGCGCTGGCCAGTTGGTCGGCAAACAATTCGTGCAGCGGCGACTCGTGATCCAGGTTCGGATCGAGTTTGCGCTGAGCGTCGACCTGGTCGGGGAACGCGGCGAAGGTGCCAGCGGCCACGGCAGGGCTGTCGACCACGGTAATCACCGCATCAACGGTACAGGCGCTGCGAATTTCCGGCCACTGGAAGGCTTGAACCAATGGCTTCGGCAAGGCCAGGCCAGACGTTTCGATGAGAATATGGTCGAGGTCGCCGCGACGGGCCACCAGTTCGCGCATCACCGGGAAGAACTCTTCCTGAACAGTGCAGCAGAGGCAGCCATTGGCGAGTTCATAAACACGCCCGTTGGCCTCTTCTTCAGTGCAACCGATGGAGCACTGTTTGAGGATTTCGCCGTCGATGCCCAACTCGCCGAACTCGTTGACGATCACCGCAATGCGGCGGCCCTGAGCGTTGTCGAGCATGTGCCGCAGCAAGGTGGTTTTGCCCGAGCCGAGGAAACCGGTGACGATGGTGACAGGGAGTTTGGCCAGTGTTTTCATCGGATGCCCTTTGGCAAGGTGGCGGGCATACGGGACGACAATCGCGGCCAACGATGCGCGCGCGGAAGAGTTCGCCACCGGATCACCCCGCCCGGTTGTAGTGAGAATCTGTGACGAGGCAGGTCTCCTGGCTGACGGTG is a window of Pseudomonas sp. DC1.2 DNA encoding:
- a CDS encoding ATP-binding protein — protein: MTDTPHFPLCAVVGADDLKLALYLTAIDPKIGGVLIEGPRGMAKSTLARGLADLLASGQFVTLPLGATEERLVGTLDLDAALSQGRAQFSPGVLAKADGGVLYVDEVNLLPDHLVDLLLDVAASGTNLIERDGISHRHSAKFVLIGTMNPEEGELRPQLLDRFGLNVALSGQTAPAERGQIIRRRLDFDSDPHGFCADWEVQQQSLRERCQQAREALANIPLDDEALAQITERCFAAGVDGLRADLVWLRAARAHAAWRGARTISDEDIDAVAEFALRHRRREQAAAAPQSSQTPQSPSAQSAKPSEGQGQWGEMPAPALPVGARRDVPSWPKKP
- the cobN gene encoding cobaltochelatase subunit CobN; the encoded protein is MHLLRTQPGGFVSDDNIADLGQTPAELVILCSGDSSLALLAEAAQQLPDDYPSVRLANPMQVQNHASVDLYVDEVLRHAKVILISLHGGIGYWRYGVERLVELAERGVQLILVPGDDRPDPELSDLSTVAASDRDRLWQFLRQGGMSNALDFFRCLANRWLDRDYAWAEPQTLARTAIYHPQKSLAELKDWQADWKVDQPVAAVLFYRSHLQAANTGFIDVFCQRLQAAGLNPLPIALASLKEPGCLAAVEDWLDAVEAGVILNTTGFAQSSPEAPHLRPFRRNIPVIQAICAQDNEPGWRASEQGLGPRDLAMHIALPELDGRIISRPISFKDLAWRSERGQCDVVCYRPQPERMDFVAELARRWIDLGRVPNAEKRIALILANYPTRDGRIGNGVGLDTPAAALNILRALHQEGYPVPAELPDSGTALIQQLLGGVTNDLDSLDQRPCQQSLALDDYLLMFSALPEANRQAVLERWGPPDSDPMFRDGRLMVAGLRLGLTFIGIQPARGYQVDPSAVYHDPDLVPPHGYLAFYFWLRNTYGAHGVVHVGKHGNLEWLPGKGVGLSENCWPDALLGPLPNIYPFIVNDPGEGAQAKRRTQAVIIDHLMPPLTRAETYGPLRNLELLADEYYEAQLLDPRRARELQRDILQLVRETQIDRELQLDEKLDSAADAAIWLPRLDTYLCDLKESQIRDGLHIFGESPTGRLRIDTLLALLRIPRGDGRGAQSSLLRALAKAFCLGFDPLDCALADPWVGPKPAQLLTVSDDVWRTAGDTRERLELFAAHLISQALNPPQTGLGPYVGEPAREALAPSLTMLIETSSSSDRLPEAGSRLKETGWSDVSAIIDGLRDVVAPRLDACGPAEMRGLLDALSGRFVPAGPSGAPSRGRLDVLPTGRNFYSVDVRNLPTTTAWRIGFQSANLILERYLQDHGDHLRQLGLSVWGTATMRTGGDDIAQAMALMGVRPVWATGSQRVDDFEILPLSLLDRPRVDVTLRVSGFFRDAFANLIRLFDAAVQAVAALDEPDDLNPLAAKVRAERETLRQSGLDEASAQRQAGWRIFGAKPGAYGAGVQGAIDGRLWQSREDLAEVYLNWGGYAYGGSDEGTAAREQFAQRLSQVQAVLQNQDNREHDVLDSNDYYQFQGGMLAAVESLSGESAASYHGDHSQPDLPKIRTLKEELNRVIRSRAANPKWIEGVKRHGYKGAFEMAATVDNLFAFDATTHLIDDHQYALLADAYLLDPATRDFVREHNPHALRDMTERMLEAQQRGLWQEPGEYRDALENLLLDIEEDS
- a CDS encoding NADH:flavin oxidoreductase/NADH oxidase family protein, whose translation is MSPFQALKLPNGQTIDNRLAKAAMEENLADTQQAPADALLRLYQAWAKGEAGLLLTGNVMIDRRAMTGPGGVVLEDERHLERFRQWAAVGRAGGAQFWMQLNHPGRQTMANLGQQAWAPSAVALDLGAFSKMFAEPRPMNESDIADVIQRFAASAALAEKAGFTGVQIHAAHGYLLSQFLSPLTNLRTDQWGGALENRARLLLAVVGAVRQAVSAQFCVAVKLNSADFQRGGFDADDARQVIQWLNEHQVDLLELSGGSYEAPAMQGEARDGRTLAREAYFLEMAEELASVARMPVMVTGGIRRLAIVERVLDSGIAMAGIGTAMALEPHVVKHWREGRNSHPQLPPIHWKRKPLAALATMAVVKFQLHRLSRGRKPRPQVSALWALILDRLYIARRTRQYRQAMAK
- the cobW gene encoding cobalamin biosynthesis protein CobW, translating into MKTLAKLPVTIVTGFLGSGKTTLLRHMLDNAQGRRIAVIVNEFGELGIDGEILKQCSIGCTEEEANGRVYELANGCLCCTVQEEFFPVMRELVARRGDLDHILIETSGLALPKPLVQAFQWPEIRSACTVDAVITVVDSPAVAAGTFAAFPDQVDAQRKLDPNLDHESPLHELFADQLASADLVILNKADLISPEDLARVRLEVAEELPAAVKVIQASSGRVPLDVLIGLGAGSEEHIDSRHSHHDHHHDGEDDHDHDAFDSISIELPQADESLLMDALTQLVVKHGILRVKGFAAIPNKPMRLLIQGVGTRFDKHFDRQWGADEARTTRLVLIGQELDAALLEAQLRAALSV
- the poxB gene encoding ubiquinone-dependent pyruvate dehydrogenase: MAKITLAQQLATTLEQAGVKRIWGLTGDSLNGLTEALRTMDSIEWMHVRHEEVAAFAAGAEAAVTGELAVCAGSCGPGNLHLINGLFDCHRNHVPVLAIAAQIPSSEVGLNYFQETHPQELFKECSHFVELVSNPAQMPHVLHRAMRSAILNRGVAVVVIPGDVALQEVEDNLKPWPVLSKPRTLPAPQDLDRLVELLSQSNAVTLMCGAGCAGAHDQVVALADALGAPVVHALRGKEHVEWDNPFDVGMTGLIGFSSGYHAMLNCDTLVLLGTDFPYRQFYPTDATIIQIDHNPQALGRRTPLDLGIAADVGETLAALLPRLPYRADRSFLASSLKHYEKARQGLDDLAQPSAPGRPIHPQYLTRLLSELADEDAIFTANVGTPTVWAARYLKMNGKRRLLGSFNHGSMANAMPQAIGAQAAFAGRQVISLSGDGGFSMLMGDFISLAQLKLPVKIIIYDNAALGFVAMEMKSSGLLDTGTDLHNPDFAAMANAMGILGIRVEDSEALEPALRRALAHDGPVLVDVITATQELAMPPTIKLEQAKGFSLYLLKAVMSGRGDEVIELVRTNLLR
- a CDS encoding vWA domain-containing protein — protein: MRPRSDAGANARPQPGRLDNGRQGKQRAAVHGSINWPSTLLNGRPRQRQDLVFQLRTRSPHELWLVIVDASASTRRHQALSDAKGVLAQLFDDAYRQRARLALLTASGDTPKWQMQGLKASSGLRDWLAGLGAGGGTPLLAALGAAGQWLASRRKRFAAEQQRVLLLTDGRLKEWPMLPALDCPALLIDIERGPIRLGRAKALAAQLRADYRHIDELV